In Actinomadura luteofluorescens, the sequence GGGGCCGCGCTCCCGGACGCGTTGCGGCTCTCGGTGTCGCTGGGCGAGTTGACCATGGTGAGGTAGACGGGCGCCGACCCGCCCTGCCCGATCGTCTGCCCTCCCTCACCGCCGAGGACGAAGAGGTTGCGGATGCCGACCTGCCCGACCTGCCCGGCGACCCCGGCCGCGGGCGACACGTCCGTTCCTATGGGGTTGTCGCTGCAACCGGCCAGGAGCGCGCTCGCCAGCAGCACCGGCGCGGCCGGGACGAGCACGGCACGCGCGGTCTGAGCGAAGTTCATCGTCTCCCCGATCTGAGGCCACCCCGACCTGCCGAAGATCCCTCGGAGCGGAACGGACCAAACCCTCGCGCACGTAAAGGCCGGGCACGTCCGCACGTCCGCACGTCCGCACGAGGGGCGCGGCGGCCCCTCACCGGGTGACGCGGATCTTGGATTGGCCGTGCGGGAGCTCTTCCCAGTCGTCCATGAAGCGGGCGGTGAAGCCGTGGCCCTCGGCCAGCGAGGTCAGGGTCTCGGTGCGGTAGTAGAAGTCCTCGCGCAGGACGTGGTGCTCGGTCCCCTCGGTGCGGTCGAAGGTGAAGTCGAAGAAACCGCCGGGGGCCAGGACGCGCCCCACGTTCGCGAGGCATTCGTCGATGACCTCCAGCGGCGAGTGGCTGAAGACGCTGTGCGCGTGGACGACCGTGAAGTGCGCCCCCGGAAGGAAGCGCAGTTTCAGGTCGTCGACCAGCGTCAGGTGCGGCAGTTTCTCGCGGAGGTCGTTGCGGACCAGGGTGTGCTGCGCGGCGAGCAGGATGTCGGGCGAGATGTCGATGCCGTAGTAGTTGCCGGCGTCGAGATAGTCGATGAACCGCCAGCCGGCGCGCAGGTTGCCGCAGCCGAT encodes:
- a CDS encoding copper chaperone PCu(A)C, encoding MNFAQTARAVLVPAAPVLLASALLAGCSDNPIGTDVSPAAGVAGQVGQVGIRNLFVLGGEGGQTIGQGGSAPVYLTMVNSPSDTESRNASGSAAPRTGTDTLTAVSTPQAASVEIVGGSLQLPAGQDVQVGPAPKIILRGLKQPLQSGQFVPLTLRFQHAGSGSLNAPVQARQGELQSYSPAP
- a CDS encoding class I SAM-dependent methyltransferase, giving the protein MTKALPPTSRNRASLAYRLRYAAQNPGKIGSYLSRVARDLKFRASSRDHVAYYRAVMRADAARSPEAAVGSPTRERWLALGQMQFDYLLRHGLKPDDRLLEIGCGNLRAGWRFIDYLDAGNYYGIDISPDILLAAQHTLVRNDLREKLPHLTLVDDLKLRFLPGAHFTVVHAHSVFSHSPLEVIDECLANVGRVLAPGGFFDFTFDRTEGTEHHVLREDFYYRTETLTSLAEGHGFTARFMDDWEELPHGQSKIRVTR